TCAGCATCCGCGTATTTCGTTGGGATGAGACGGTGCGTGCCATAGTGCTCGATGGGCTTGGGAAACGCCATTCCTTACTGACCGCCCCTGGCTGCATCGAGCAGGCTGCGAACCTGCTGCATGGCGGGGATGCCGCGCAGTACGTAATCCAGAGGAGGGCGGCCTCGGAATAACGGGTTGTCATTAGGCCGCGTCATCCACTGGTCGGCCAGCTCGTCGGGCAGCAGGATATGAAGGGACTTGTAGATGCCTACAAGATAGGAGATTCGCGTCAGCTCATCGGGACCTAGTG
The Edaphobacter lichenicola genome window above contains:
- a CDS encoding MbcA/ParS/Xre antitoxin family protein is translated as MSAFPIHTAPGYQFEVTPDLSRLETRERLSHSAIGGFFAIIEKWGLSMEQAGDLLGDRPRSSVYKLKSVPKTLGPDELTRISYLVGIYKSLHILLPDELADQWMTRPNDNPLFRGRPPLDYVLRGIPAMQQVRSLLDAARGGQ